Within Brienomyrus brachyistius isolate T26 unplaced genomic scaffold, BBRACH_0.4 scaffold34, whole genome shotgun sequence, the genomic segment tcccgtaagtggtaagctgctagcggcggcagctctgtgagggcgatgcggacattgggcacctgcaggatagtatcccatactgccctggccccctaattagccaggcctgcctcccggaagtggtaagctgctagcggcggcagctctgtgagggcgatgccgGCTTTGGGCCCCTGCAGGGTAGTATCctatactgccctggccccctaattagccaggcctgcctcccggaagtggtaagctgctagcggtgACAGCTCTGTAAGGACAATGTGGGCTTTGGGCCCCTGCAGggtagtatcccatactgccctggccccctaattagccagacgtacctcccggaagtggtaagctgctagcggcagcagctctgtgagggcgatgccggctttgggcacctgcaggatagtatcccatactgccctggccccctaattagccagacgtacctcccggaagtggtaagctgctagcggcggcagttctgagggcgatgcgggctttgggcacctgcaggagcgCAGCGACGGTGATGTCCGGGGTGAACCCTGCCGGGTTCCGGATTGGGACTGATTTCCTGTGAGCCGGAATTGGAAGTGAAAATTTTAATTCTCAGTATGAAGCTTAAAAAATCAGGCTGACCTGCACAGTGCTGGGTATCCATTACTAAAGACAGGACAATAAATCCTCTTCTTCTGAGGGGGAGGTGTTTCTATTTTAGTTGTTAGATGTTCAGTATAGTTGTTTACGTGTGACAGTTACACATGGTCCTGACGTATCTGTATAATTAATATTACACCCATAAACTGTCCTTGGAGGCTGATTTTAGTTGTACCAGTTTGATTTTATAAATCTCTATGTGCTTTGGACTCTTAATTATAAATGTTGCAAggctaataaataaaatattgtatcAGTTGCGTGATGAAGAGATAATGACAGTGgtagttctacacggagggctaggttagtgccagttctacacggagggccaggttagtgccagttctacccggagggccaggttagtgccagctGTTCTGTTAGGGGgggcagatgcatttgaccATAATGTCCTGCAGTATTTACTTACAATAGATTACCAGCATTTAGAAGAAAAAGATGATCTCAATAACCGAGGTTATTTATGCAGTGCTTTGCAGTCACATTTTACgttgtttataaatatgtaactCGTTTTGATTTCTTAGACTGTCTTGCGTCAATGAACTtgattattttttctgtttttaacttTGCTTTTCACCACCTGAAGCGTCTCGCCCCCCCAGCATACCCACGTTAAGAGGCCATCAAAAAATGTGCTTACATTTGTGTTCTGCCTGTTCCCAGCACACAGAGGTTTTGCTTACATATAATATGTCTCCCATTCCAGCTTGGTCTTATTCTGCTAGACCTGCCACATGTACACATAAAGTTTCAGACAATTCTATGGCAGAAATGAGGCAGGAAATACATTGTTGTCATTCCAACAGCGTCTAGTTCAGTGTAaaagtgttgtttgctgtaaCAGTGATAACCAAACCTTTCATATAGGAAACTTATTTTTAGGTCACATAGTTTATTTCACATGAAATCTAACTGTAAAGAAGCCTGTTTGCATGAAGAGCTTCATGGCAGGTTAAGCTGAAGACTGATCAACTGAAGATTTAATGTGATGCTGCTCACAGTATATGAatcatatttataccatgagggtttgtttcctctcgctgcccacagtgtcctgatggagagagcagactcccctgtacccagctgtgtttccatgaagagtgacaggtcaatgccccccccactcaacttcagagagggacctttaccttcagatcaaaggtaaaagtgcatttaaacaaacactgtttaaaacacCCAGACTCTCACTTAAAAGGCACAGAGGCACATTCAAGCTgtgataaaaataattttaactttTACAAATCCTATCATCTTTGAGAATGTAAGCTTAGTTTGTAttctatacagtatataaagtACATCAGAGGTAAAAGgaagaggattactgtaaagaTTGACTTCCTGTGAGCCAGGATCGGAAGTTCAATAATTAAAAATTggattaaaaatttaaattctCACTATAAAGCTTAAAAAATCATGCTGACCTGCACACTGCTGGATTTCCATTAAGAAAGACTGGACAATAAATCATCTTcttctgggggggaggggtgtttcTGTTTTAGTTGTTAGATGTTCAGTATAGTTGTTTACGTGTGACAGTTACACATGGTCCTGACATATCTGTATAATTAATATTACACTCATTAATCATTGGAGACTGATTTCAGTTGTGCCAGTTGATTTTTATAGTACAGTATTTCCTTCTCATTTAGATGTGATTACTACAGTTAGTCAATATGCTGGGCAAACTCAAACATGCTGTTTTAATCAGTTACCTGAGTTTTTAATTGGAATATTTTTACATTGAATCCATAATTGAACTATGGACAGAAGATAAACACTATTGTCTCCTTTCCACCAACGTGGTGCAGGTTCCGGACTTTTTACTGATCCAGAATTGGTTCCGAATTTGGACCCGTAATATCAGTGAAAGTGGGGCAGACTATCATGTCCAAACCTGCAGCCTTCCCAGAACATTCAGCCCATAACtggtatagttttgtctaaCATCAGCAGAGCCGGAGTTGTGCACAACAGCAGCAGTGATACATGCTGTCAGCTTATTATTTGTTTATCAGCATTACATGTGATGAACAAAAGAtggatctgctggccagatttaataaggaattataaacatttttcaggtctaatacataaaatattGTGCTGCTTGAGTGGCGAAGAGATAATGACAGTGGCAGTTCTAGACCGGGGGCAAGACTAGTGCCAGTTGTTCTGTTAGGGGgggcagatgcatttgaccATAATGTCCTGCAGTATTTACTTACAATAGATTACCAGCATTTAGAAGCTACAGACGATGTCAATAACGGACATTATTTATGCAGTGCTTTGCAGTCACATTTTACattgtttataaatatgtaactCGTTCTGATTTCTTAATTAGACTGTCTTGCGTCAATGAACTtgattattttttctgtttttaactttgcttttcaccacctgaagcgtctcccccccccagcatacccACGTTAAGAGGCCATCAAAAAATGTGCTTACATTTGTGTTCTGCCTGTTCCCAGCACACAGAGGTTTTGCTTACATATAATATGTCTCCCATTCCAGCTTGGTCTTATTCTGCTAGACCTGCCACATGTACACATAAAGTTTCAGACAATTCTATGGCAGAAATGAGGCAGGAAATACATTGTTGTCATTCCAACAGCATCTAGTTCAGTGTAaaagtgttgtttgctgtaaCAGTGATAACCAAACCTTTCATATAGGAAACTTATTTTTAGGTCACATAGTTTATTTCACATGAAATCTAACTGAAAACAAGCCTGTTTGCATGAAGAGCTTCATGGCAGGTTAAGCTGAAGACTGATCAACTGAAGATTTAATGTGATGCTGCTCACAGTATATGAatcatatttataccatgagggtttgtttcctctcgctgcccacagtgtcctgatggagagagcagactcccctgtacccagctgtgtttccatgaagagtgacaggtcaatggagCAACCAATCAAATTCAGAGAGGGAGCTTTACcttcagatcaaaggtaaatgtgcattttaacaaacattgtttaaaacacCCAGACTCTCACTTAAAAGGCACAGAGGCACATTCAAGCTATGATAAAAATAATTGTAACTTTTAGAAATCCTATCATCTTTGAGAATTTAAGGTTAGTCTGTAttctatacagtatataaattaCATCAGAGGTAAAAGgaagaggattactgtaaagacTGACTTCCTATGAGCAGGAATTGGAAGTTCGATAATTGGAAGTTcgattaaaaatttaaattctCAGTATAAACCTCAAAAAATCAGGCTGACCTGCACACTGCTGGGTGTCCATTAAGAAAGACTGGACAATAAATCAtcttcttctgggggggggggtgtttctatTTTAGTTGTTGGTTGTTCAGTATAGTTGTTTACGTGTGACAGTTACACATGGTCCTGACATATTTGTATAATTAATATTACACCCATAAACTGTCCTTGGAGGCTGATTTTAGTTGTACCAGTTTGATTTTATAAATCTCTATGTGCTTTGGCCTCTTAATTATAAATGTTGCAggtctaataaataaaatattgtagctGTTGCGTGATGAAGAGATAATGACAGTGgtagttctacacggagggccaggttagtgccagttctacacggagcgccaggttagtgccagttctacacggagggccaggttagtgccagttctacacggagcgccaggttagtgccagttctacacggagggccaggttagtgccagttctacacggagggccaggttagtgccagttctacacggagcgccaggttagtgccagttctacacggagggccaggttagtgccagttctacacggagggccaggttagtgccagttctacacggagcgccaggttagtgccagttctacacggagcgccaggttagtgccagttctacacggagcgccaggttagtgccagttctacacggagggccaggttagtgccagttctacacggagggccaggttagtgccagttctacacggagggccaggttagtgccagttctacacggagggccaggttagtgccagttctacacggagcgccaggttagtgccagttctacacggagcgccaggttagtgccagttctacacggagggccaggttagtgccagatGTCCTGTTGGGGCGACAGATGCATTTGACCATAATGTCCTGCAGTATTTACTTACACTAGATTACCAGCATTTAGAAGCTACAGACGATGTCAATAACGGACGTTATTTATGCAGTGCTTCGCAGTCACATTGTACGTTGTTAATAAATATGTaactcattctgatttcttagaCTGTTTTGCTTCAATGAACTTGAATATTTTGTCTGTTTTTAACTTTGCTTTTCACCACCTGaagcgtctccccccccccagcatacccACGTTAAGAGGCCATCAAAAACATGTGCTTACATGTGTGTTCTGCCTGTTCCCAGCACACAAAAGTTTTGCTTACATATAATATGTCTCCCATTCCAGCTTGGTCTTATTCTGCTAGACCTGCCACATGTACACATAAAGTTTCAGACAATTCTATGGCAGAAATGAGGCAGGAAATACATTGTTGTCATTCCAACAGCGTCTAGTTCAGTGTAaaagtgttgtttgctgtaaCAGTGATAACCAAACCTTTCATATAGGAAACTTATTTTTAGGTCACATAGTTTATTTCACATGAAATCTAACTGTAAAGAAGCCTGTTTGCATGAAGAGCTTCATGGCAGGTTAAGCTGAAGACTGATCAACTGAAGATTTAATGTGATGCTGCTCACAGTATATGAatcatatttataccatgagggtttgtttcctctcgctgcccacagtgtcctgatggagagagcagactcccctgtacccagctgtgtttccatgaagagtgacaggtcaatgccccccccactcaacttcagagagggacctttaccttcagatcaaaggtaaaagtgcatttaaacaaacactgtttaaaacacCCAGACTCTCACTTAAAAGGCACAGAGGCACATTCAAGCTgtgataaaaataattttaactttTACAAATCCTATCATCTTTGAGAATGTAAGCTTAGTTTGTAttctatacagtatataaagtACATCAGAGGTAAAAGgaagaggattactgtaaagaTTGACTTCCTGTGAGCCAGGATCGGAAGTTCAATAATTAAAAATTggattaaaaatttaaattctCACTATAAAGCTTAAAAAATCATGCTGACCTGCACACTGCTGGATTTCCATTAAGAAAGACTGGACAATAAATCATCTTcttctgggggggaggggtgtttcTGTTTTAGTTGTTAGATGTTCAGTATAGTTGTTTACGTGTGACAGTTACACATGGTCCTGACATATCTGTATAATTAATATTACACTCATTAATCATTGGAGACTGATTTCAGTTGTGCCAGTTGATTTTTATAGTACAGTATTTCCTTCTCATTTAGATGTGATTACTACAGTTAGTCAATATGCTGGGCAAACTCAAACATGCTGTTTTAATCAGTTACCTGAGTTTTTAATTGGAATATTTTTACATTGAATCCATAATTGAACTATGGACAGAAGATAAACACTATTGTCTCCTTTCCACCAACGTGGTGCCGGTTCCGGACTTTTTACTGATCCAGAATTGGTTCCGAATTTGGACCCGTAATATCAGTGAAAGTGGGGCAGACTATCATGTCCAAACCTGCAGCCTTCCCAGAACATTCAGCCCATAACtggtatagttttgtctaaCATCAGCAGAGCCGGAGTTGTGCACAACAGCAGCAGTGATACATGCTCTCAGCTTATTATTTGTTTATCAGCATTACATGTGATAAACAAAAGAtggatctgctggccagatttaataaggaattataaacatttttcaggtctaatacataaaatattGTGCTGCTTGAGTGGCGAAGAGATAATGACAGTGGCAGTTCTAGACCGGGGGCCAGACTAGTGCCAGTTGTTCTGTTAGGGGgggcagatgcatttgaccATAATGTCCTGCAGTATTTACTTACACTAGATTACCAGCATTTAGAAGCTACAGACGATGTCAATAACGGACATTATTTATGCAGTGCTTTGCAGTCACATTTTACattgtttataaatatgtaactCGTTCTGATTTCTTAATTAGACTGTTTTGCTTCAATGAACCTGATTATTTTGTCAGTTTTTAACTTTGCTTTTCACCACCTGAAGCGTCTCGCACCCCCCAGCATACCCACGTTAAGAGGCCATCAAAAAATGCTTACATTTGTGTTATACCGGTTCCcagcacacagaggtttagcctacatttttgaaggtaaataataataataataataataataataataataaaacaggaTAAAACTGAAACTCCTGGAAACACTGGCAGGTTCTCATAAAGCACCAAGCCAGAACCAGCCCAGCACTGGTCTAAGCATCGACTCCctgttggtggaaatgagacATATTTAGCACCTTTTTAAGGTCTATTGTCATTGCTCTGATCCTCAAGGCTGGTGTGTACCTCAGTGTCAAAatgtgtttgttaaaatgcTGATGTTGAGCTTcctgtcaaagaccatcataaaTTCTTAGGCTGTTTACAGAGTTTAACTATGGATAGTGAATCAAATGCTGTTAGTTAGCTCTGCTAATTAAGCTGAAATCTGTTTCAAAATTAAGTTAAACTGTCTAAATGTCACTTGGTCAAAAGGGCTGAATAGTAAACTGTctgtcctgcctgctgtgtgtctCTCCATGATGGAGCAggatgtgtcacgcccagctcgtccgatcctcatgtgtgccacgccccctgattatccacgtgtgctttcccgatcgtgcccagctgtgtctgattattttcaaccagttctgtctttttaagtccacgtcttgcctgatgcctttgtctgtcattgatgttagtctgcgtgagatgtttcccaatCCCCATAACCCaaataaatccctgttttcccTGCTTATGCCTGATCGCCTGCTTCTCTGCCCGTCGCCCTGTCCGTGCTCCTTACCTGCTATCGCCGATCACAAcaggatgtcactggttctcttcttTGTCGGCAGCAAGGGCACTTTTAATGGGGaccattacagactttctgttatATTCGTATAGATGATTTGAGGTTTTAGTATTTTTCTGCCTCATTGACAGAGACCAAATGGCTGAATGCAGATCAGATCTACAGGATAAACTGGGTTTATCATtcatattgaaggtttgtatttattgctgatatatattttcttaagTATCGTGTGAATTGGCTTACATTTTATACGGCTGTACAAGAGGAAACTAATTCAAACCTACAATTCTCAAATGAAACTATGAAAAGGTTTGGTGACTGTGAATTTTAGTCACtagaggaaaatgctgtgaggttcctgaaggatgagctgaagaagatcatgaggtacctagatcagaattacccagaatcctctgggcctcagctggaggaggacaatgacctggactgtgatggtcagatgcagaagacctgtggtagagagggagctctgaagatcacactgtacatcctgaggaccatgaagcaaaatgatcttgctgacatgctggagaagagtaagagctttATAACATTATGTACGTGTACAATATTGTgaaaaaatcttaggcaggcagagaaaaggatgtttaaatggtcttcatgttggtgtagaactactatATTATGTATGTCAAtgtgtgtttgccatttcagaacctctcccaaaatcaccccaatatttgcagaaatcgtgcagtatatccacgtatttttttacttgaccactaacacacctcatgtggctgatcaatatctcatttttaagtttttttaaatttatttaattatttaattaaattaattaattaagtgagccggtggtgaaatttaacaaacacatggactggctgtggtgcccctgaggagaggtttgggaaatgaaaaggggttttgtgtttttttttggttctgagcagatatacacttactacccagataaatggctttaaacatttcctttggctgcctaaggcttattcacggtcctgtatgtggtgttccagtaaaatacgTAAATACGTAAAAATAGTAAATTTCACATTCACGGTCACATGGAAATATCTGGATATGTATGTgtgaaaaagtgtgtttttggaaaatattcttcctctcatactggtcaggatcTCGGTCAGAATTaatgcattttcctctcattccttttcaggacagctcatgctgcAACATCAGCAGGAAATCAAAtgtaaacttaagaagcaatttgagtgtgtatttgaagggaaagctaaggaaggacagccaacacttctcagtgagatttacacagaactctacataactgaaggtgggactggagcagtcaatgatgaacatgaagtgagacagattgaaacagcatccaggaaaaggcgaacagaagatactacagtcaagtgcaatgatatatttaaacccttatgtgggcgtgaggcacctatcagaactgtactcactaaaggggtggcaggtatcgggaaaacagtctctgtgcagaaatttattctcgactgggcagaaggaaaagcaaaccaggatgttcacttcatatttgctcttcctttccgggacctgaatttgattaagggtgaatacagtctgattgaactgcttcaccactttgtcccagaactgaaatcatttcaatccactgagctgtttaggtacaaagtcttgttcatctttgatggtcttgatgagtgtcgccttcctctggattttcagaacaatgagagctggtttgatgcaacaaagaaaacgtcactggatgtgctgttgactaacctcattaaggggaatctgctcccatcgactctcctctggataacctcccggccagcagcagccaatcagatacctgctaagtgtgtccatcaggtgacagagatacgagggttcagtgatgcccagaaggaggagtatttcaggaagagatttagtgatcagagcttggccagcaggattaccacacatgtgaaatcatcaaggagcctcttcatcatgtgccacatacctgtgttctgctggatttcagccactgtgcttaagaggctttttagtgagactgataggggagaaattccaaggactctgactgaaatgtacacacacttcctgatctttcagacaagtttaaaaaatgacaagtatatgaaaaaccatgaaactAAGATTAtggaatacagcaaggaattccttttaaaacttggtaaacttgcTTTTGACAATCTTGAGAAAGgccatctcatattttatgagcaagatctgacaaggaatggcattgatgtcagtgaagcttcagtttactctggagtgtgcacagaagtctttaaagaggagtatgggttgtaccaggagaaggtgtactgctttgtgcatctgagcatccaggagtatttcgctgctttatatatgtttctgtcaaactcatcagctgacctcctgaagactgcagtggatcaggcattagagagcaagaatggacacttggacctctacctccgcttcctcctgggcctctcaacagactccagtaagactctgttacaaaggctactggggccGACAGAAACCAGCTCACATACCATTAAGGAAACAGaccaatacatccatccatccattttccaaatcacttatccATCAGGGTCGCaggaggtccagagcctattccggaagccatgggcacaaggcagggaacaacacaggatggggggccagcccatcacagccgcccaatacatccatccatgcaatttccaaacctcttatccatCAGGGTCGCaggaggtccagagcctattccggaagccatgggcacaaggcagggaacaacacaggatggggggccagcccatcacagccgcccaatacatccatccatgcaatttccaaacctcttatccatCAGGGTCGCaggaggtccagagcctattccggaagccatgggcacaaggcatggaacaacacaggatgcggggccagcccatcacagccgcccaatacatccatccatttaatttccaaaccacttatccatcAGGGTTGCaggaggtccagagcctattctggaagccatgggcacaaggcagggaacaacccaggacggggggccagcccatcacagccgcccaatacatccatccatttaatttccaaaccacttatccatcAGGGTCGCaggaggtccagagcctattccggaagccatgggcacaaggcagggaacaacacaggatggggggccagcccatcacagcaacccaatacatcaaggagaaaataaaggagaatttatctccagaaaggaccatcaacctgttccactgtctgactgagctgggtgacaattctctagtagaggaagtacaaagatacctgaattcaggaaacatttcagcagatgacctctcacctgcacagtactcagctctggcctttgtgatgctgatgtcagatgaggagctggatgtgtttgacctgaagaaatacatcagatcagatgaagagcactgcaggctgctgcctgtggtcaagaactccaggacggctctgtaagtgacgtggggatgggaaatcatgtctgctctggcagtaatacatgaatattgtttgaaatgtataatatttattatatatttctcctcatggatCAATAAGtgagttttattttgataatcacagctatagctgtttgtgtagcagtagctaatcttgaccacagCCTTTATAataactgaaggtagtgatgtcactttttgtttgttactacgtttccattcccatccagtctaccttctgatcacagcacagcatcttaacctgctatagaaacagtgagggctctttatccacagggtgtataagtggtatgtgagtgttattgtcagcaggcatgttcatgtgatggagcccagagctgggagcttccgtatgactgctgtctctggctgctcactggcgccctctgctggcctcagctgcacctggctgaggatgtgacgacACATCTAGTCCAGCAGACATAGAtcaacattgtttaaaatataaaattaatatgtatacatgtaatttatttcccctcttttatcaacaaggttcctttttaatctagtttatattaactgaaggtagtgatgtagtaaaaacaaaaaagacaagatttccacgaccatcctttgtgtaacaaataaccaaagatacagcatcatacagaatggtacagttttcattaatagtgggaaaaccactcatattcgtttcagttctggatgtgcgtgactctttgggttcagactctgtgtccatgagcagaaggttgctggttcagatatCATTttgagcccccccctcccccacaaaacaatgaatgcaatttcagttcagttcagttttatttgtatagtgtgttttcacaacattacatcatctcaaagcactttacagcatccctgcccaaagcccccagtgagcaagtcagaggggatagtggcaaggaaaaactccctagaaagaagaatccttgggaggaaccagatacAAAGggagagcccatcctccagggggcagcagaggaagccctaaccctaaccagactgaaagggggagcccatcctccagggggcagcagaggaagccctaaccctaaccagactcaaagggggagcccatcctccagggggcagcagaggaagtcaaatgatcaagatggcaaagtcctaATTCACATTATCACATTATCATTACAAAGCGggaggcagggaggtgatgacaggcaagtgctggagctgcttcagatggagggagaacagtagtacggcagcagggtaaacagggaagatgtcacaggcagaagggtgagcaggccggaaggactcacaggtagtggagacgtcgcaggcagcagggtaggcaggatatcCTTAAAActtggggtctccaggcagcacagccagGGGGAGAAGAAGGACGTaggagaaataaaatgtgcagttagccaaagtaggggagactagaggcagtacaaacagttaggtgagtgcagtatgtaagctccggcagatatgactatggcagcataagtaggagggagaggcaggtgggaacgcaggcatggggagtccctgaatgtcagcactccaattccacaagggggtgtgaagctaaagtgacagactgacagttcagtttatccaaagccaatggcaccgatccccacccagctctacacctcatactataggtctgactgggagtgagcagttagctagagctagaactagtgtccctataagctaaactaaacaggagtgtttttagtctagacttgaatattgagagtcagcctgaatcccgcacatccgctggaagaccattccacagctgaagagCTCAATAAgaaaaagctctgcagcctgccgtagctctttctaccctgggtactaacagatatcctgctccttgaga encodes:
- the LOC125721542 gene encoding NACHT, LRR and PYD domains-containing protein 3-like, which translates into the protein MEEPASEMSPSMERKTKGTESVLMERADSPVPSCVSMKSDRSMPPPLNFREGPLPSDQRDQMAECRSDLQDKLGLSFILKSLEENAVRFLKDELKKIMRYLDQNYPESSGPQLEEDNDLDCDGQMQKTCGREGALKITLYILRTMKQNDLADMLEKRQLMLQHQQEIKCKLKKQFECVFEGKAKEGQPTLLSEIYTELYITEGGTGAVNDEHEVRQIETASRKRRTEDTTVKCNDIFKPLCGREAPIRTVLTKGVAGIGKTVSVQKFILDWAEGKANQDVHFIFALPFRDLNLIKGEYSLIELLHHFVPELKSFQSTELFRYKVLFIFDGLDECRLPLDFQNNESWFDATKKTSLDVLLTNLIKGNLLPSTLLWITSRPAAANQIPAKCVHQVTEIRGFSDAQKEEYFRKRFSDQSLASRITTHVKSSRSLFIMCHIPVFCWISATVLKRLFSETDRGEIPRTLTEMYTHFLIFQTSLKNDKYMKNHETKIMEYSKEFLLKLGKLAFDNLEKGHLIFYEQDLTRNGIDVSEASVYSGVCTEVFKEEYGLYQEKVYCFVHLSIQEYFAALYMFLSNSSADLLKTAVDQALESKNGHLDLYLRFLLGLSTDSSKTLLQRLLGPTETSSHTIKETDQYIHPSIFQITYPSGSQEVQSLFRKPWAQGREQHRMGGQPITAAQYIHPCNFQTSYPSGSQEVQSLFRKPWAQGREQHRMGGQPITAAQYIHPCNFQTSYPSGSQEVQSLFWKPWAQGREQPRTGGQPITAAQYIHPFNFQTTYPSGSQEVQSLFRKPWAQGREQHRMGGQPITATQYIKEKIKENLSPERTINLFHCLTELGDNSLVEEVQRYLNSGNISADDLSPAQYSALAFVMLMSDEELDVFDLKKYIRSDEEHCRLLPVVKNSRTALLNSCDLIDKHCEVLSSALRSNSPPLRELDLSDNNLKDSGMKLLSAALEDLHCKLEILRVGRCELTEKCCEALASALRSNSLPLRELDLSNNDLQDSGVKLLSVGLEDLHCKLEILRLSGCRVTEEGCSSLASALRSNPSHLRELDLSYNHPGDSGVKLLSAVLEDPSCKLEKLNVDYGGECRTRPGLQKYSCQLTLDPNTANRLLSLSGGNRKVTGGAEQPYPDHPERFDSWSQVLCRESLTGRCYWEAQWDGDAAWIGVTYKGIRREAGRGCGLGANNKSWCLYCNTNSYSVWHNNKQTLIPIQPSDSHRVGVYLDWGAGALSFYRVSSDGLTPLHRFTSSFTESLYPGFGVYRNSSVSL